In Terriglobus sp. TAA 43, a single window of DNA contains:
- a CDS encoding DUF3253 domain-containing protein — protein sequence MKPAQSTIRETILRLLQERGDGKTICPSEVARAIAGDVRRDWEPWMQPVRNTAGVMADEEILQVTQRGHAVNAATAKGPIRLRLR from the coding sequence GTGAAACCCGCTCAAAGCACAATCCGCGAGACCATCCTTCGTTTGCTGCAGGAGCGCGGTGACGGCAAGACAATCTGCCCCAGCGAGGTGGCGCGTGCCATCGCAGGTGACGTCCGCCGCGACTGGGAGCCATGGATGCAGCCTGTTCGCAACACAGCCGGAGTCATGGCCGACGAGGAAATCCTTCAAGTCACGCAACGCGGTCATGCCGTGAATGCTGCCACTGCAAAAGGCCCCATTCGTTTGCGACTGCGGTAA
- a CDS encoding serine hydrolase has product MRFRSLFSACCVALCFLSLSALPQTAQQSRMQQIVEGFVHENHFMGVVLVAEGDHVLLQKAYGEADLEWQTPHTLDGRFRIGSLTKQFTAASILLLVQQGKVHLDDPIRTYYPEAPAAWDQVTIRRLLNHTAGVPNFTSLPDYSSTQRLPVTPQQLIARFRDKPLDFAPGTKMKYSNSGYALLGWVIEKASGMPYCDYLQKSIFTPLNMAETGYDNPATIVPKRVHGYALQDGKFRNADFIDMSIPYAAGGFYSTAGDLLKWERGLYGGKVLSSESLHMMLTPEPKQTYAFGISEHTAAGHKRYDHDGGVDGFNADMIYYPEKQLSIIALSNVEGIIADRIADALGRFYMGENVILPFERKEVPVTPSKLNEYTGTYTEADGTQDVITVEDGHLVLTSGARKRPPLSAESETRFFSRATDLQVEFHREAGKVSSLTITLGGNQTTATRH; this is encoded by the coding sequence ATGCGCTTCCGTTCGTTGTTCTCTGCCTGCTGCGTCGCCCTTTGTTTTCTTTCGCTGTCTGCTCTGCCGCAAACGGCGCAGCAATCGCGCATGCAGCAGATCGTGGAAGGCTTCGTCCATGAAAACCACTTCATGGGTGTGGTGCTGGTAGCAGAAGGTGACCACGTTCTTCTGCAAAAGGCCTATGGCGAAGCCGATCTGGAATGGCAAACGCCGCACACACTCGATGGTCGCTTTCGCATCGGCTCGCTGACTAAGCAGTTCACCGCCGCCAGCATTCTTCTGCTGGTGCAGCAGGGCAAGGTGCATCTGGATGACCCCATCCGCACCTACTATCCCGAAGCTCCCGCAGCATGGGACCAGGTCACCATTCGCCGATTGCTGAACCACACCGCAGGCGTGCCAAACTTCACCAGCCTGCCGGACTACTCCAGCACCCAGCGCCTTCCGGTAACTCCACAACAGTTGATCGCACGCTTCCGCGACAAGCCGCTGGACTTCGCACCTGGGACAAAGATGAAGTACAGCAACTCCGGCTATGCGCTGTTGGGATGGGTGATTGAAAAGGCCAGCGGCATGCCTTATTGCGACTACCTGCAGAAGAGCATCTTCACACCACTGAATATGGCGGAGACGGGATACGACAACCCGGCAACCATCGTCCCCAAGCGTGTTCACGGCTACGCTCTGCAGGATGGCAAATTCCGCAACGCCGACTTCATCGACATGAGCATTCCCTACGCCGCAGGTGGCTTCTATTCCACCGCAGGCGATCTGCTCAAGTGGGAGCGCGGTCTCTACGGCGGCAAGGTGCTGTCATCAGAATCGCTTCACATGATGCTGACGCCTGAGCCAAAGCAGACCTACGCCTTCGGCATTTCGGAACATACTGCCGCGGGCCACAAACGTTATGACCACGATGGTGGCGTCGATGGATTCAACGCCGACATGATCTATTACCCCGAGAAGCAACTCAGCATCATCGCGCTATCGAACGTGGAAGGCATCATCGCAGACCGCATCGCCGATGCTCTCGGCCGCTTCTACATGGGTGAAAACGTAATCCTGCCCTTCGAGCGCAAAGAAGTTCCCGTTACACCATCGAAGCTGAATGAGTACACGGGGACCTACACCGAAGCCGACGGCACACAGGATGTCATCACCGTTGAAGACGGCCACCTCGTACTGACATCGGGCGCGCGCAAGCGGCCTCCGCTCTCTGCAGAGTCGGAGACCCGCTTCTTCTCGCGCGCAACGGACCTACAAGTTGAATTTCATCGCGAGGCAGGCAAAGTCTCTTCCCTCACCATCACGCTCGGCGGCAATCAAACAACCGCCACACGACACTAA
- a CDS encoding dihydrofolate reductase family protein, translated as MIYGRRMYEVMRYWDDDQPGWEPHEREYAAAWRSKPKWVVSRSLTSVGPNATLISGDVETAIRKLKAELTGDIEVAGPELAQSLTDLGLIDAYQIYLHPVVVGGDKPFFSKPQPSPRLEAIDRIVPNVVRLTYVPD; from the coding sequence ATGATCTATGGCCGGCGCATGTACGAGGTGATGCGGTACTGGGACGATGATCAGCCGGGCTGGGAGCCGCACGAGCGGGAGTACGCAGCAGCGTGGCGGAGCAAACCGAAATGGGTGGTGTCGCGCTCGCTGACGTCCGTTGGCCCGAATGCAACGCTTATCTCAGGGGACGTGGAAACGGCGATTCGCAAACTGAAGGCTGAGCTGACCGGCGATATAGAAGTAGCCGGTCCAGAGCTGGCGCAAAGCCTGACTGATCTTGGGCTTATCGATGCGTACCAGATTTACCTACATCCCGTAGTGGTTGGCGGCGACAAACCATTCTTCTCAAAGCCACAGCCGTCGCCCCGCCTCGAGGCTATTGATCGAATCGTTCCGAATGTTGTGCGGCTTACATATGTTCCCGATTAA
- the tyrS gene encoding tyrosine--tRNA ligase has protein sequence MANFPPLNEQLDLITKGAAEIIPLDELTKRIEASLASGKPMRIKAGFDPTAPDLHLGHTVLMRKLRHFQQLGHTVIFLIGDSTALIGDPTGKSQTRKPLTREQIAANAKTYQDQVFRILDRDKTEIRWNSEWLDKLDFAEMVKLMAQFTVSQMLEREDFHKRFNNEEPIALHELIYPIVQGYDSVALESDVELGGTDQKFNLMRGRDLQRHFGQQPQIILMMPIIEGLDGVQKMSKSLGNYIGVDEPPFEMFGKLMTVGDDLMWRYWTLLTDVPASEIDTMKAKVADGSLHPMEVKKAMARTITAGFSSQEDALRAEENWSTQFQKGGTSEDTERVSLAKADLAFEEATNTIGTDKLMVAAGFCASMGEARRKRAEKAVKIDNVTVEDARLALAAETVELLVKLGKKTKIVTVS, from the coding sequence ATGGCTAATTTCCCGCCACTGAATGAGCAGCTTGACCTGATTACCAAAGGCGCTGCCGAAATTATTCCGCTGGACGAACTGACGAAGCGTATTGAGGCTTCGCTTGCCAGCGGCAAACCCATGCGCATTAAGGCCGGGTTTGACCCCACTGCGCCCGATCTGCACCTGGGCCACACCGTTCTGATGCGTAAGCTGCGTCACTTTCAGCAGCTTGGCCATACGGTCATCTTCCTCATTGGCGATTCGACGGCGCTGATCGGCGATCCCACCGGGAAGTCGCAGACGCGCAAGCCGCTGACACGCGAACAGATTGCAGCCAACGCGAAGACGTATCAGGATCAGGTCTTCCGTATTCTGGACCGCGATAAGACCGAGATTCGTTGGAACTCCGAGTGGCTGGACAAGCTTGACTTCGCTGAAATGGTGAAGCTGATGGCACAGTTCACCGTGAGCCAGATGCTGGAGCGTGAAGACTTCCACAAGCGGTTCAATAACGAAGAGCCGATTGCGCTGCACGAACTGATCTACCCCATCGTGCAGGGTTACGACTCCGTTGCGCTGGAGAGCGATGTGGAGCTTGGCGGCACGGATCAGAAGTTCAACCTGATGCGTGGTCGCGATCTGCAGCGCCACTTCGGCCAACAGCCGCAGATCATCCTGATGATGCCCATCATTGAGGGCCTGGATGGCGTGCAGAAGATGAGCAAGTCGCTGGGCAATTACATTGGCGTGGATGAGCCGCCGTTTGAGATGTTCGGCAAGCTGATGACCGTGGGCGACGATCTGATGTGGCGTTACTGGACGCTGCTGACGGACGTGCCAGCCAGCGAGATCGACACGATGAAGGCGAAGGTTGCCGATGGTTCTTTGCATCCCATGGAAGTGAAGAAGGCCATGGCACGCACCATCACCGCGGGCTTCTCATCACAGGAAGATGCGCTGCGTGCGGAAGAGAACTGGTCCACACAGTTTCAAAAGGGCGGCACCAGCGAAGATACAGAACGTGTGTCGCTGGCGAAGGCTGACCTTGCGTTTGAAGAAGCAACGAACACCATTGGTACGGACAAGCTGATGGTGGCTGCTGGCTTCTGCGCGAGCATGGGTGAGGCACGTCGCAAGCGTGCCGAGAAGGCCGTGAAGATCGACAACGTGACAGTGGAAGATGCGCGGCTTGCTCTTGCTGCTGAGACTGTTGAGTTGCTGGTGAAGCTGGGCAAGAAGACGAAGATCGTTACCGTCTCGTAG
- a CDS encoding alpha-L-fucosidase, whose protein sequence is MLSHLSRRRFLQGSAATVAAARAASMWPQSAMRIASGPFQPTWDSLKAHYKTPDWFRDAKFGIWAHWSAQCVPEQGDWYARKMYMQGDPTYEWHVKHYGHPTKFGFMEIDNLWKAEKWQPEQMMQLYQAAGAKYFFALANHHDNFDNYASTYHPWNSTRIGPKRDIIGTWEKVARAHGMKFGVSNHSSHAWHWFQVAYGYDAVGPLANQRYDAATLTKADGKGKWWEGLDPQALYAGRTDLAMPDGVNTIAAQNAWHKDHDGKWHEEDPPQNPHFSELWFLRCKELFDKYNPDLVYFDDEELPFGDKGLSVTAHLYNTSVARHGSQQAVVFAKKPGPNHMGGFTLDIERSRSTEILAEPWQTDTCIGDWHYKRSIFEQHKYKTADTVIALLIDVISKNGNLLLSVPVRGDGSLDEDEHAFLQQLASWVPVHGEAIYGTRPWKVFGEGPPEPIEKNFSEKTRPHTAEDIRFTAKGNVVYAFVLAWPTDGKVRIKSMRRGGEHTPSSIHRVEMLPNAAQLKWTQTADTLEVTMPADKPNPYAYVLRITT, encoded by the coding sequence ATGCTCTCGCACTTGTCTCGCCGTCGTTTTCTTCAGGGCAGCGCCGCCACAGTGGCTGCTGCACGTGCTGCTTCCATGTGGCCTCAGAGCGCCATGCGCATTGCTTCCGGCCCGTTTCAACCTACGTGGGATTCGCTGAAGGCGCACTACAAAACGCCGGACTGGTTTCGCGATGCGAAGTTTGGCATATGGGCGCACTGGAGTGCGCAGTGTGTACCCGAACAAGGCGATTGGTACGCACGCAAGATGTACATGCAGGGCGACCCCACCTACGAGTGGCACGTAAAGCACTACGGTCATCCCACGAAGTTTGGCTTCATGGAGATTGACAACCTGTGGAAGGCTGAGAAGTGGCAGCCGGAGCAGATGATGCAGCTTTATCAAGCTGCGGGTGCGAAGTACTTCTTTGCGCTGGCGAATCATCACGACAACTTTGATAACTACGCGTCGACGTATCATCCGTGGAACTCCACGCGCATAGGGCCGAAGCGCGACATCATTGGCACGTGGGAGAAGGTGGCGCGTGCGCATGGCATGAAGTTTGGTGTGTCGAACCACAGCTCGCATGCGTGGCACTGGTTCCAGGTGGCGTATGGATATGACGCGGTTGGTCCGTTGGCGAATCAGCGTTACGACGCAGCTACGCTGACCAAGGCTGATGGCAAAGGCAAGTGGTGGGAAGGACTTGATCCGCAAGCGCTTTATGCGGGTCGCACCGATCTTGCGATGCCGGATGGCGTGAACACCATTGCCGCGCAGAATGCATGGCACAAGGATCACGATGGCAAGTGGCATGAGGAAGATCCACCGCAGAATCCGCACTTTTCAGAGCTGTGGTTCCTGCGATGCAAAGAACTCTTCGATAAGTACAACCCTGACCTTGTGTACTTTGACGATGAGGAATTGCCCTTTGGCGATAAGGGTTTGAGCGTGACGGCACACCTGTACAACACCAGCGTTGCGCGGCATGGATCGCAGCAGGCTGTGGTGTTTGCGAAGAAGCCCGGCCCGAACCACATGGGCGGATTCACGCTGGATATTGAACGTTCGCGCTCGACTGAGATCCTTGCAGAGCCTTGGCAGACCGATACCTGCATTGGAGATTGGCATTACAAGCGTTCGATCTTTGAGCAACATAAATACAAGACTGCCGATACGGTGATCGCGTTGCTGATTGATGTGATCAGCAAGAATGGCAACCTGCTACTGAGCGTTCCTGTGCGTGGCGATGGCAGTCTTGATGAAGACGAGCATGCATTTCTGCAACAGCTTGCTTCGTGGGTTCCTGTACATGGCGAGGCAATTTATGGCACGCGTCCTTGGAAGGTCTTTGGTGAAGGGCCGCCGGAGCCGATTGAAAAGAACTTCAGCGAGAAGACGCGTCCGCACACGGCGGAAGACATTCGTTTCACCGCCAAGGGCAATGTTGTATATGCGTTTGTGCTGGCGTGGCCTACGGATGGCAAGGTGCGCATCAAGTCGATGCGGCGCGGTGGTGAGCATACTCCGTCTTCCATCCACCGAGTGGAGATGCTGCCAAACGCAGCACAGCTGAAGTGGACGCAGACGGCGGATACACTGGAAGTCACCATGCCTGCGGACAAGCCGAATCCTTACGCTTATGTGCTGCGCATCACGACGTAG